A window of Ovis canadensis isolate MfBH-ARS-UI-01 breed Bighorn chromosome X, ARS-UI_OviCan_v2, whole genome shotgun sequence contains these coding sequences:
- the TCEAL2 gene encoding LOW QUALITY PROTEIN: transcription elongation factor A protein-like 2 (The sequence of the model RefSeq protein was modified relative to this genomic sequence to represent the inferred CDS: deleted 1 base in 1 codon; substituted 1 base at 1 genomic stop codon), giving the protein MAGPAREVPRVHKEWWGQEKEGTLNLEKLCSENEAKPENQGKMENKEQPLDAGKPGAACAREDEENLENQGRTDPKGKTDEEVLTVTERPESETKPEEGAPESQEKPESEEEAQERKAESEGKPESAGKPKEASQRTKEPRAGRKRPTGEDVPRKAKRKTNKGLAQCLKEYKEAIHDMHLSNEEMIREFDEMARVEDEVKKTRQKLGGFMWVQKSXQDPFPPRGPRELRGGCRAPQSGFENIPFV; this is encoded by the exons ATGGCAGGGCCTGCCAGGGAAGTGCCACGTGTGCACAAGGAATGGTGGG GACAGGAAAAGGAGGGGACGCTCAACTTGGAAAAACTCTGCAGTGAAAATGAAGCGAAGCCTGAGAACCAGGGCAAGATGGAAAACAAAGAACAGCCACTGGATGCAGGAAAACCAGGAGCAGCTTGTGCTAGGGAAGATGAGGAAAACTTAGAAAACCAGGGAAGGACAGATCCCAAGGGAAAAACAGATGAGGAAGTATTAACAGTTACGGAAAGGCCAGAGAGTGAGACCAAGCCAGAAGAAGGAGCCCCAGAGAGCCAAGAAAAGCCAGAGAGtgaggaagaagcacaagaaagaaaagcagagagcgAGGGGAAGCCAGAGAGTGCGGGGAAGCCAAAAGAAGCCAGCCAGCGAACCAAG GAACCGAGGGCTGGCAGAAAGCGCCCCACTGGGGAGGATGTACCCAGGAAGGCCAAAAGAAAAACCAACAAGGGGCTGGCTCAGTGTCTCAAGGAATACAAGGAGGCCATACATGATATGCATTTGAGCAATGAAGAGATGATAAGAGAATTTGATGAGATGGCCAGGGTAGAGGATGAGGTGAAGAAAACCAGACAGAAATTGGGGGGGTTTATGTGGGTGCAGAAAAGTTAACAAGATCCCTTCCCCCCGAGGGGCCCAAGGGAACTCAGGGGTGGCTGCAGGGCCCCACAAAGTGGCTTTGAAAACATTCCTTTTGTGTAG
- the BEX5 gene encoding protein BEX5 has translation MEKDPKERREEEQALVQNEEACPMGGGEGAKPREIVRGDWDPPAQDFREDMPNGLVNNIDIIDGDADDMERFMEEMRELRRKIRELQLRYSLRILIGDPPHHDHHDEFCLMP, from the coding sequence ATGGAAAAGGACcccaaggaaaggagagaagaggagcAGGCTCTGGTGCAGAATGAAGAAGCTTGTCCtatgggaggtggtgaaggcGCCAAGCCTAGAGAAATTGTTAGAGGGGATTGGGACCCACCTGCCCAGGATTTTAGAGAGGATATGCCTAATGGGCTTGTCAATAACATTGACATTATAGATGGGGATGCTGATGATATGGAGAGGTTCATGGAGGAGATGAGAGAGCTAAGGAGGAAAATTAGAGAGCTTCAGCTGAGGTACAGTCTGCGCATTCTTATTGGAGATCCTCCTCACCATGACCATCATGATGAATTTTGCCTTATGCCTTGA